In Bubalus kerabau isolate K-KA32 ecotype Philippines breed swamp buffalo chromosome 4, PCC_UOA_SB_1v2, whole genome shotgun sequence, one DNA window encodes the following:
- the LOC129650238 gene encoding olfactory receptor 2S2: MEKPNQTSSVVGFILLGLSAHPKLEKTFFVLILLMYLVILLGNGVLILVTILDSRLHTPMYFFLENLSFLDICYTTSSVPLVLDSFLTPQKTISFSACAMQMFLSFSMAGTECVLLSMMAFDRYVAICNPLRYSVVMSKAVYVPMAAGSWAIGGVTSLVHTSLVIQLPFCGANIINHFTCEILAVLKLACADISISVISMEVTNVIFLEVPVLFISVSYVFIIATILRIPSSEGKKKAFSTCSAHLTVVIIFYGTLFFMYGKPKSKDSQGADKEDLADKLIPLFYGVVIPMLNPIIYSLRNNDVKAAVRNLVSQKCFRR; this comes from the coding sequence ATGGAAAAGCCTAATCAGACCTCCTCCGTGGTGGGGTTCATTCTCCTGGGCCTGTCAGCCCACCCAAAGCTGGAGAAAACGTTCTTTGTGCTCATCCTGCTCATGTACCTGGTGATCCTGTTGGGCAATGGGGTCCTCATCTTGGTGACCATCCTTGACTCCCGCCTGCAcacacccatgtacttcttcTTGGAGAACCTCTCCTTCCTGGATATCTGCTACACAACCTCCTCAGTCCCTCTGGTCCTGGATAGCTTCCTGACCCCCCAGAAAACCATCTCCTTCTCAGCCTGTGCCATGCAGATGTTTCTCTCCTTCTCCATGGCGGGAACAGAGTGTGTGCTCCTGAGCATGATGGCGTTTGATCGCTACGTGGCTATCTGCAACCCCCTGAGGTACTCCGTGGTCATGAGCAAGGCTGTCTATGTGCCCATGGCTGCTGGCTCCTGGGCTATTGGTGGTGTTACTTCTCTGGTTCACACATCCTTGGTAATTCAGCTGCCCTTCTGTGGGGCCAATATCATCAACCACTTCACCTGTGAGATCCTGGCTGTCCTGAAGTTGGCTTGTGCTGACATTTCCATCAGTGTGATCAGCATGGAGGTGACCAATGTGATCTTCCTGGAGGTCCCAGTTCTGTTCAtctctgtctcttatgtcttcatCATTGCCACCATCCTGAGGATCCCCTCCTCTGAGGGGAAGAAaaaggccttctccacctgctctgCCCACCTCACTGTGGTGATAATATTCTATGGGACCTTATTTTTCATGTATGGAAAGCCCAAGTCTAAGGACTCTCAGGGTGCAGACAAAGAGGACCTTGCAGACAAGCTCATCCCCCTCTTCTACGGGGTGGTGATCCCCATGCTCAACCCCAtcatctacagcctgaggaacaaTGATGTGAAGGCTGCTGTGCGGAACCTGGTGAGTCAGAAATGCTTCAGGAGATGA
- the LOC129650236 gene encoding olfactory receptor 13C7-like isoform X2, which translates to MDRSNWTSPLVGFVLLGLSAHPKLEKTLFVLILLTYLVILLGNGVLILVTILDSHLHTPMYFFLGNLSFLDICYTTSSVPLILDSILTPRKTIPFSACAVQMFLSFAMGATECVLLGMMAFDRYVAICNPLRYSEVMSKAVYVPMAAGSWVAGSTSAMVQTSLAMQLPFCGDNVINHFTCEILAVLKLACADISINIISMAMANVIFLGIPVLFIFFSYVFIIATILKIPSAEGRKKAFSTCSAHLTVVVTFYGTILFMYGKPKSKDPLGANKQDVEDKLTSLFYGVVTPMLNPIIYSLRNKDVKAAVRNLKRRKLFSK; encoded by the exons ATGGACAGATCCAATTGGACCTCCCCCCTGGTGGGGTTTGTTCTCCTGGGCCTCTCAGCCCACCCTAAGCTGGAGAAAACACTCTTTGTGCTCATCCTGCTCACGTACCTGGTGATCCTGCTGGGCAATGGGGTCCTCATCCTGGTGACCATCCTTGACTCCCACCTGCAcacacccatgtacttcttcctggggAACCTCTCCTTCCTGGACATCTGCTACACAACCTCCTCAGTCCCTCTCATCCTTGACAGCATCCTGACCCCCAGGaaaaccattcccttctcagccTGTGCTGTGCAGATGTTCCTCTCCTTTGCCATGGGGGCCACAGAGTGTGTGCTTCTGGGCATGATGGCGTTTgatcgctatgtggccatctgcaaccCTCTAAGGTACTCTGAGGTCATGAGCAAGGCTGTCTATGTGCCCATGGCTGCTGGCTCCTGGGTAGCTGGAAGCACCAGTGCCATGGTGCAGACATCCCTAGCAATGCAACTGCCCTTCTGTGGGGACAACGTCATTAACCACTTCACCTGTGAGATCCTGGCTGTCCTGAAGTTGGCCTGTGCTGACATCTCCATCAATATAATCAGTATGGCGATGGCCAATGTGATCTTCCTGGGCATCCCAGTTCTGTTCATCTTTTTCTCCTATGTGTTCATCATTGCTACCATTTTGAAGATCCCCTCAGCTgagggaaggaaaaaggccttctccacctgctctgCCCACCTCACAGTTGTGGTCACCTTCTACGGGACCATCCTCTTCATGTATGGGAAGCCCAAATCCAAGGACCCTCTGGGGGCAAACAAACAGGATGTTGAAGACAAGCTCACCTCCCTCTTCTATGGGGTGGTGACCCCCATGCTCAACCCCATCATCTACAGCCTCAGGAACAAGGATGTGAAGGCTGCTGTGCGGAACCTG aaaagaagaaaactattcAGTAAGTAA
- the LOC129650245 gene encoding ADP/ATP translocase 2-like: MTDAGVSFAKDFLAGGVAAAISKTAVASIERVKLLLQGQHASKQITADKQYTGIIDCVVRIPTEQGVLSFWRGNLANVIRYFPTQALNFAFKDKYKQIFLGGVDKRTPFWRYFAGNLASGGAAGATSLCFVYPLDFARTHLAADVGKAGAEREFRGLGDCLVKIYKSDGIRGLYQGFNVSVQDIIIYRAAYFGIYDTAKGMLPDPKNTHIFISWMIAQSVTAVAGLTSYPFDTVRRRMMMQSGRKGTDTMYTGTLDCWRKIAREEGAKAFFKGAWSNVLRGMGGAFVLVLYDEIKKFT, translated from the coding sequence ATGACAGATGCCGGCGTGTCCTTTGCCAAGGACTTTCTGGCAGGTGGAGTGGCGGCGGCCATCTCCAAGACCGCAGTCGCGTCCATCGAGCGGGTGAAGCTGCTGCTGCAGGGGCAGCATGCCAGCaagcaaatcactgcagataagcAGTACACGGGCATCATAGACTGCGTGGTTCGTATTCCCACGGAGCAGGGAGTCCTATCCTTCTGGCGTGGTAACCTGGCCAATGTGATCAGATACTTCCCCACCCAGGCTCTCAACTTTGCCTTCAAAGATAAATACAAGCAGATCTTCCTGGGTGGTGTGGACAAGAGGACCCCGTTTTGGCGCTACTTTGCAGGGAATCTGGCATCAGGTGGTGCCGCCGGGGCCACATCCCTGTGTTTCGTGTACCCTCTCGACTTTGCCCGTACCCATCTAGCAGCTGACGTGGGCAAAGCTGGAGCTGAAAGGGAATTCAGAGGCCTCGGTGACTGTCTGGTTAAGATCTACAAATCTGACGGGATTAGAGGCCTGTACCAAGGCTTTAACGTGTCTGTGCAGGATATTATCATCTACAGAGCTGCCTACTTCGGTATCTATGACACTGCCAAGGGAATGCTTCCAGATCCCAAGAACACTCATATCTTCATCAGCTGGATGATCGCACAGTCAGTCACGGCAGTTGCTGGGTTGACTTCCTATCCATTCGACACTGTGCGTCGCCGCATGATGATGCAGTCAGGGCGCAAAGGAACTGATACAATGTACACAGGCACGCTTGATTGCTGGAGGAAGATTGCTCGTGAGGAAGGAGCCAAAGCCTTTTTCAAAGGCGCGTGGTCCAATGTTCTCAGAGGCATGGGCGGGGCGTTTGTGCTTGTCCTGTATGATGAAATCAAGAAGTTCACCTAA
- the LOC129650236 gene encoding olfactory receptor 13C7-like isoform X1: protein MDRSNWTSPLVGFVLLGLSAHPKLEKTLFVLILLTYLVILLGNGVLILVTILDSHLHTPMYFFLGNLSFLDICYTTSSVPLILDSILTPRKTIPFSACAVQMFLSFAMGATECVLLGMMAFDRYVAICNPLRYSEVMSKAVYVPMAAGSWVAGSTSAMVQTSLAMQLPFCGDNVINHFTCEILAVLKLACADISINIISMAMANVIFLGIPVLFIFFSYVFIIATILKIPSAEGRKKAFSTCSAHLTVVVTFYGTILFMYGKPKSKDPLGANKQDVEDKLTSLFYGVVTPMLNPIIYSLRNKDVKAAVRNLVTQKCFTW, encoded by the coding sequence ATGGACAGATCCAATTGGACCTCCCCCCTGGTGGGGTTTGTTCTCCTGGGCCTCTCAGCCCACCCTAAGCTGGAGAAAACACTCTTTGTGCTCATCCTGCTCACGTACCTGGTGATCCTGCTGGGCAATGGGGTCCTCATCCTGGTGACCATCCTTGACTCCCACCTGCAcacacccatgtacttcttcctggggAACCTCTCCTTCCTGGACATCTGCTACACAACCTCCTCAGTCCCTCTCATCCTTGACAGCATCCTGACCCCCAGGaaaaccattcccttctcagccTGTGCTGTGCAGATGTTCCTCTCCTTTGCCATGGGGGCCACAGAGTGTGTGCTTCTGGGCATGATGGCGTTTgatcgctatgtggccatctgcaaccCTCTAAGGTACTCTGAGGTCATGAGCAAGGCTGTCTATGTGCCCATGGCTGCTGGCTCCTGGGTAGCTGGAAGCACCAGTGCCATGGTGCAGACATCCCTAGCAATGCAACTGCCCTTCTGTGGGGACAACGTCATTAACCACTTCACCTGTGAGATCCTGGCTGTCCTGAAGTTGGCCTGTGCTGACATCTCCATCAATATAATCAGTATGGCGATGGCCAATGTGATCTTCCTGGGCATCCCAGTTCTGTTCATCTTTTTCTCCTATGTGTTCATCATTGCTACCATTTTGAAGATCCCCTCAGCTgagggaaggaaaaaggccttctccacctgctctgCCCACCTCACAGTTGTGGTCACCTTCTACGGGACCATCCTCTTCATGTATGGGAAGCCCAAATCCAAGGACCCTCTGGGGGCAAACAAACAGGATGTTGAAGACAAGCTCACCTCCCTCTTCTATGGGGTGGTGACCCCCATGCTCAACCCCATCATCTACAGCCTCAGGAACAAGGATGTGAAGGCTGCTGTGCGGAACCTGGTGACTCAGAAATGCTTCACCTGGTGA